Sequence from the Silvibacterium dinghuense genome:
CTGCGTCTTGGCCACATCGACCAGCTCGGCAATGGCGCGCGGCAGACCGGTCACGATACCGGCGAAGATCAGCAGGCTCATGCCGTTGCCGACACCGCGGTCGGTGATCTGCTCACCCAGCCACATGATGAAGGCAGTACCCGTGGTCAGCGTGATGACGGTCATCACGATAAAGCCGAAGCCCGGATTCAGCACCATGTTGTCGCTGGCCGTGCGCAGCGTAATGGCGATGGCCGCCGACTGCACGATACCCAGGAGCACGGTGAGATAGCGGGTCCACTGCGTGATCTTCCGGCGGCCCAGCTCGCCTTCCTTCTGCAGCTTGGCCAGCGGCTCATAGACGACAGTGAGCAGCTGGAAGATGATCGACGCGGTGATATAGGGCATGATGCCCAGGGCAAAAATCGTCAGCTTGCGCAGATTGCCGCCGCTGAACATATCCACCAGCGCGAGCGAGGAGCCCGCCTGCTGATTGAAGAAGTTCTCGAGTGCTGCCGTGTTGACGCCAGGCGTAGGAATGTGCGCGCCCAGACGATAGACCGCCAGCATGGCCATGGTAAACAGCACACGCTTGCGCAGATCAGGGATGCGGAAGATATTCAGGAACTTCTCAAGCATGAAGAAAACTCGCGGGAGGATTCGTAGGGGTTTTACACATCATACTGCCTCGCTGCACCCTCCGGAGAATCGGGAAGCACAGCGAGGCCAAAAGCGAATCACTCGCAGAAGACTTAGGCGCCGACAACCACGATCTTGCCGCCGGCCTTCTCGATCTTCTCCTGCGCCGACTTCGAGAACTTGTGCGCATGCACGGTGAGAGCCACATTCAGCTCGCCGTTGCCGAGGATCTTGAGCAGTTCGCCGCGGCGCTTCAGGTAGCCCTTGGACTGGAAGGCTTCGAGCGTCAGCTCGGCCTCGTTCAGGCTGACCAGGCGGTCGAGGTTGAGAACCGTGTACTCGGTGCGGAAGATGTTCGTGAAGCCGCGCTTCGGCAGACGGCGGTGCAGCGGCATCTGGCCGCCCTCAAAACCACGCATCAGGCTGGAGCCTGAACGCGATCCCTGTCCCTTGTGTCCACGAGCCGAAGTTTTGCCGTGGCCCGAACCCATACCGCGGCCAACGCGCTTCTTATTGCGGTTCGCCTTCTTGGGCGCCCGAAGATTAGAAAGATTCATGATTTCCTCGCTAACGCCGGCCGGAATCTCACCGGCCGACTCGCTTTTTTAGTTCTTAGTTCTTAGTTCTTAGTTTTTAGTTCTTAGTCCTCAGTCTCCAATCAACCCTCTGGGGACTGGGGACTGAAAACTGTCTACTACTCGACGATGCGCACGAGGTGCGGAATCGCCTTGACCATGCCGCGGATAGACGGCGTGTCCTCGCGCTCGACGATCTGGTTCAGACGGGTAAAGCCCAGGCCCTTGACGACCTTCTTGTGCTTCACCGGCGCCTGGATCATCGACCGGAAGTACTGGATCTTGATCTTGGTCTCTGCCATGACTAGAGCTCCTCAACCGACTTGCCGCGAGCGGCAGCCACTTCGGCGCGGTCACGCAGCTGCACGAGTGCGTCGAACGTCGCCTTGATCACGTTATGCGGGTTGGCGGTGCCGAGGCTCTTGGTGAGCACGTTCTGCACGCCAGCCGAGGTCATCACCGCGCGGACTGCGCCGCCGGCGATCACGCCCGTACCTTCCGGAGCCGGCTTCAGCAGCACCTGGCCCGAGCCGAAGCGGCCCAGCACCTGGTGAGGAATCGTCGTCTCGGTCAGGTTCACGCGGACCAGGTTCTTCTTGGCCGACTCGATGCCCTTGCGGATCGCCTGCGGCACTTCCTTGGCCTTGCCCGAACCATAGCCCACCACTCCGGCGGAGGGGTCGCCCACCACGACCAGCGCGGCAAACGACATATTCTTACCGCCCTTGACCACCTTGGTCACGCGGTTGATCGCCACGACCTGGTCCTTCAGGTTCAGCGAGCCGGCATCAATCTTCTTCTTCAGTGTTGCCATTGGATTCCTTCCTTCGATCTTTCCGGTCGCCTTAGAATTCCAGTCCCGCTTCGCGGGCTGCATCCGCCAGAGCCTTGATGCGGCCGTGATAGAGGTAACCGCCACGATCGAAGACCACCTTCTTGATGCCCTTCTCCTGCGCGCGTTCGGCCACCAGCTTGCCGACTTCCTTCGCTGCCGCCACGTTGCCGCCCGTCTTCACCTTGTCGGCCACAGTCGAGGCCGAAACCAGCGTCGCACCGGCCAGATCGTCGATGACCTGCACGTAGATGTGGTTCAGCGAACGGTACACGTTCAGGCGCGGACGCTCTGCCGTGCCTTCAATCTTGCGCCGGATGCGGGTGTGTACGCGCTTCCGGATCTCATTTCTCTTCCTCTGAGGAATCATCGTCTCTTCCTTCCTAATAGCGGAGCTGCCCTGCGGCCCCGTTCGGTTCTGTAAAGGGGGTAGGGGATAGGGTGTGGTTGTCTTGCTACACCCTATTCCCTATCCCCTATACCCTGCTTTACTTGGCGCCCGTCTTGCCGACCTTCTTCTTCAGCTTCTCGTCGGAGTAACGCACACCCTTGTTCTTGTACGGATCCGGCTTGCGCAGCGAGCGCATGTCGGCGGCTACCTGGCCAACCTTCTGCCGGTCGATGCCCGAGATCGTCACCTTGGTCTGCTTGGGATCGATGGTCGCCGTGATGCCGGTAGGCAGCGGGAACTCGATCGGGTGCGAATAGCCCAGGGTGAAGACAACCATGTCCTTGCCCTTGAGCTCAGCGCGATAACCGATACCAACGATGTCCAGATCCTTCGACCAGCCCTTGGTCACGCCCTCAACGGCATTGAAGACCAGTGCGCGGGTCAGACCATGGATGGCAGCCTGCTTCTCGTTCTCACGGCTGGCAACGATGTGGCCGTCCTTGGTTTCGAGCTTGATACCGGCAGGAATGACCTGCTCGATCTTGCCCTTGGGGCCTTCCACCACGATATGGGTGCCGGTCACCGAATATTTCACGCCTGCGGGGAGCGGAATCGGCTGCTTACCAATACGCGACATTACTTATTCCTTATGCGGCTTGCGAGTCCCGGCTTCCACCGTTCCACTGCAGCCCGAGCGGAAGATTGCTCTTCCGCTCCTCTACGACAAACCTGCTTACTACTTCCCTGCTCGCCTTACTCATCCGGGCCATCGGCCCGGGGAAGACCGTCATCAGGCGAAGAACGCGCCGAAGGCGCATGTGCCTGGACGGCCAGTCCTTACCAGACTTCGCAGAGGATCTCACCGCCGACGCCTTCCTTGCGCGCCTGACGACCGGTCATCACGCCGCGGGGCGTGGTGAGAATGCTGATGCCCAGGCCACCCTGAACACGCTTGATCTCGTCGCGGCCGACATACACACGGCAGCCAGGACGGGAAACGCGGGACAGGTCGCGGATCGCGGCTTCATTGTTCGCGCTGTACTTCAGATACACACGCAGAACGTTGCGGCCGTTCTCTTCGGAAGCCTTGTAGTTGGCGATATAACCCTCTTCCTTGAGGATGCGGGCAATCTCGGTCTTCAGCTTGGAGGCCGGAACATCCAGCTTCTGGTGCCGCGCGCGGATCGAGTTCCGGATGCGGGTCAGAAAGTCTGCTACAGGATCGGTCAAACTCATCGTTTCTCCTTCATCCCCCGTTCGCTCAGCCTATGCAGCTGAGAACCAGCGGAGATGCTAACGGCCCGCATCTGCTGCGCGGCCAAACTTGTTCTGCGCTCATCGCGCGTGATGTTTTCGTGTTCCGGGACCTGTGCTCTCGATTGGCACCCGCCTGAACGGCCAGCCCCGGCGAACCTTTTACCAGCTCGACTTGACGACGCCGGGGATCTCGCCGCGGTGCGCGAGCTGACGGAAGCACAAACGGCAGATGCCGAACTTGCGCAGGAATGCGCGCGGGCGACCGCACAGCTTGCAGCGGTTATGCTGCCGGCACTTGAACTTCGGCTTGCGGGCGTCCTTGACTCTCTTTGCAGTGGTTGCCATATCTCTCGAATCCTTAAGTCTGAAACGTTACGCCGTCTGGCGGAAGGGCATGCCGAACTGCTTGAGCAGAGCGCGCGCCGAGTTGTCGTCCTGGGCCGTGGTCACGAACGTGATGTTCATGCCCTTCAGCTTCTCCACCTTCGAGTAGTCGATTTCGGCGAAGATGAGCTGATCGCGGACACCGAGCGTATAGTTGCCGCGGCCATCGAAGCTCTTGGTCGAAACGCCACGGAAGTCGCGCACACGGGGCAGGGCCACCGAGATCAGGCGATCGAGGAACTCATACATTGCATCGCCGCGCAGGGTCACCATCGCGCCGATCGACATCCCTTCGCGCAGCTTGAAGGCCGCAATGGACTTCTTCGCG
This genomic interval carries:
- the rplO gene encoding 50S ribosomal protein L15, with the translated sequence MNLSNLRAPKKANRNKKRVGRGMGSGHGKTSARGHKGQGSRSGSSLMRGFEGGQMPLHRRLPKRGFTNIFRTEYTVLNLDRLVSLNEAELTLEAFQSKGYLKRRGELLKILGNGELNVALTVHAHKFSKSAQEKIEKAGGKIVVVGA
- the rpmD gene encoding 50S ribosomal protein L30; its protein translation is MAETKIKIQYFRSMIQAPVKHKKVVKGLGFTRLNQIVEREDTPSIRGMVKAIPHLVRIVE
- the rpsE gene encoding 30S ribosomal protein S5, with product MATLKKKIDAGSLNLKDQVVAINRVTKVVKGGKNMSFAALVVVGDPSAGVVGYGSGKAKEVPQAIRKGIESAKKNLVRVNLTETTIPHQVLGRFGSGQVLLKPAPEGTGVIAGGAVRAVMTSAGVQNVLTKSLGTANPHNVIKATFDALVQLRDRAEVAAARGKSVEEL
- the rplR gene encoding 50S ribosomal protein L18, with the protein product MIPQRKRNEIRKRVHTRIRRKIEGTAERPRLNVYRSLNHIYVQVIDDLAGATLVSASTVADKVKTGGNVAAAKEVGKLVAERAQEKGIKKVVFDRGGYLYHGRIKALADAAREAGLEF
- the rplF gene encoding 50S ribosomal protein L6 is translated as MSRIGKQPIPLPAGVKYSVTGTHIVVEGPKGKIEQVIPAGIKLETKDGHIVASRENEKQAAIHGLTRALVFNAVEGVTKGWSKDLDIVGIGYRAELKGKDMVVFTLGYSHPIEFPLPTGITATIDPKQTKVTISGIDRQKVGQVAADMRSLRKPDPYKNKGVRYSDEKLKKKVGKTGAK
- the rpsH gene encoding 30S ribosomal protein S8, with amino-acid sequence MSLTDPVADFLTRIRNSIRARHQKLDVPASKLKTEIARILKEEGYIANYKASEENGRNVLRVYLKYSANNEAAIRDLSRVSRPGCRVYVGRDEIKRVQGGLGISILTTPRGVMTGRQARKEGVGGEILCEVW
- a CDS encoding type Z 30S ribosomal protein S14, which codes for MATTAKRVKDARKPKFKCRQHNRCKLCGRPRAFLRKFGICRLCFRQLAHRGEIPGVVKSSW
- the rplE gene encoding 50S ribosomal protein L5, which produces MAARLKEKYFKEIKPALQKELGLENVMAIPKLEKIVINMGLGEATQNSKMLDPLVADLASIAGQKPVTTRAKKSIAAFKLREGMSIGAMVTLRGDAMYEFLDRLISVALPRVRDFRGVSTKSFDGRGNYTLGVRDQLIFAEIDYSKVEKLKGMNITFVTTAQDDNSARALLKQFGMPFRQTA